In a genomic window of Mageeibacillus indolicus UPII9-5:
- the serS gene encoding serine--tRNA ligase, with product MLDIQMIRKEAPKVQELLARKGCNVDFTEFLNKDKSRRDLIAAVENLKARRNQVSAQIPQLKKAKADTTEIMAEMKDIAAQIKTMDAELAALEKDQLEFLAGLPNLPAEDLLPGGKENNRVVKVFGNKPEFNFPAKHHVELAESLDIIDYARGSKLSGNGFWIYKNMGARLEWALLNYFMQEHLKDNYEMLLVPHILNYTCGFTAGQFPKFKEDVFWLVSEEGTEEANRQFILPTAETALVNLYRDEILDESDLPKKFFAYTPCYRKEAGSYRAEERGMIRGHQFNKIEMFQYTLPENSAQAFDELVDKACRLVAGLGLHFRLSKLAAGDCSASMARTDDIEIWIPSMNDYKEVSSASNACDYQARRGNMKFRRKATGKTEYLHTLNASGLATSRVLPAILEQNQQADGSVVVPEVLRPFLGGIDVIKPQQV from the coding sequence ATGTTAGATATTCAGATGATTCGCAAAGAAGCGCCAAAAGTGCAGGAATTACTAGCGCGCAAGGGATGTAATGTAGATTTTACGGAGTTCTTGAATAAGGATAAGTCCAGACGTGATCTTATAGCGGCAGTGGAAAATTTAAAAGCACGTCGCAATCAGGTTTCCGCACAAATCCCGCAGCTAAAGAAAGCAAAGGCTGATACGACGGAAATCATGGCTGAAATGAAGGATATTGCGGCACAGATTAAAACTATGGACGCTGAGTTAGCAGCGCTTGAGAAAGATCAATTAGAATTTTTGGCTGGATTGCCGAATTTGCCGGCGGAAGATCTGCTGCCGGGCGGTAAGGAAAACAACCGTGTTGTTAAGGTGTTCGGTAATAAGCCTGAGTTTAATTTCCCGGCCAAGCATCATGTTGAGCTTGCCGAATCGCTGGATATAATTGATTATGCGCGCGGAAGCAAGCTTTCCGGTAATGGTTTTTGGATATACAAGAACATGGGAGCAAGGCTGGAATGGGCTTTACTGAACTATTTTATGCAGGAGCATCTTAAGGATAACTATGAGATGTTGCTAGTGCCTCATATCCTGAACTATACTTGTGGTTTCACAGCCGGACAATTCCCTAAATTTAAAGAGGATGTATTTTGGTTGGTTTCCGAAGAAGGCACGGAAGAGGCTAATCGTCAATTCATTTTGCCGACAGCTGAAACAGCTCTGGTCAATTTGTACCGCGATGAAATTTTGGATGAAAGCGATCTGCCGAAGAAGTTTTTTGCCTATACGCCTTGCTATCGCAAAGAGGCAGGCAGTTATCGTGCGGAAGAACGTGGGATGATTCGCGGTCACCAATTCAATAAAATTGAAATGTTTCAGTATACTTTGCCGGAAAATTCGGCGCAGGCTTTTGATGAGTTGGTTGACAAAGCATGTCGCTTGGTAGCCGGTCTAGGTTTGCATTTCCGCTTATCCAAACTTGCTGCCGGTGATTGTTCGGCGTCGATGGCCAGAACTGATGATATTGAAATTTGGATTCCGAGCATGAACGATTACAAGGAAGTAAGTTCGGCATCCAATGCCTGTGATTACCAAGCTAGACGCGGCAATATGAAATTTAGACGCAAGGCTACCGGCAAAACCGAATATCTGCACACGCTTAATGCTTCTGGCCTAGCCACTTCTCGTGTTTTACCGGCTATTCTGGAACAGAATCAACAGGCTGATGGAAGTGTTGTCGTGCCGGAAGTTTTACGTCCTTTCCTCGGTGGAATTGATGTAATCAAACCACAACAGGTTTAA
- a CDS encoding threonine/serine exporter family protein, which produces MGMVIQIIGAFIASLASGIVIDTPNKYLPHTAAIGAAGWAIYLLVLPGSDPASASYFGGLTIALGAHILARLAKTPVTVLLIPALFPLVPGVGMYNTVLAYLHGESTMFSQNLKLTLLIAGMLALAVYTADALVSLFYRFRKLCNKLRA; this is translated from the coding sequence ATGGGTATGGTAATTCAAATAATCGGGGCGTTCATCGCTTCTTTGGCGAGCGGCATAGTCATTGATACGCCGAACAAATATTTACCGCATACGGCGGCGATCGGTGCTGCCGGTTGGGCAATATACTTGCTGGTTCTACCCGGATCGGATCCGGCTTCCGCCAGCTATTTCGGTGGCTTAACTATAGCCCTTGGTGCGCATATTTTGGCTCGTCTTGCCAAAACACCGGTTACCGTCTTATTAATTCCGGCGCTCTTCCCATTAGTGCCTGGAGTTGGAATGTATAACACCGTCTTGGCCTATCTGCACGGAGAAAGCACCATGTTCAGCCAAAATCTTAAGCTTACTTTGCTCATTGCTGGAATGCTGGCGTTGGCCGTCTATACAGCCGATGCTTTAGTAAGCTTATTCTATCGTTTTCGTAAATTATGTAACAAACTCCGAGCTTAA
- a CDS encoding threonine/serine ThrE exporter family protein, giving the protein MSENIKAKPITFEQVLELTIDAGQLMLESGAETYRVEQTMNVIMHKLTGSPCSAYATITGITACIEDPDNMKSIVRRVPSRDTNLYVVHVVNQVSRDLAADKLDYAQAKATIDRLKADRTYNSTSRKALGLILMSPAFTLLLSGSPMDVLLSMITSIATVIINYLTRILKLKSIISLGLAALLSALSIRILQVYIFTGANYNLIIAANLMPLFPGTAITNAIRDTINGDYVSASARGIEAIVTATFLAIGTGIGLWISGVITAWVW; this is encoded by the coding sequence GTGTCTGAAAATATTAAAGCCAAGCCGATTACCTTCGAACAAGTACTTGAACTCACTATAGACGCCGGCCAGTTGATGCTTGAATCCGGTGCCGAAACCTATCGGGTTGAACAAACAATGAACGTAATCATGCATAAGCTCACCGGCAGTCCCTGCTCAGCTTATGCTACAATTACCGGCATAACGGCCTGCATCGAAGACCCTGACAATATGAAAAGCATCGTGCGCCGCGTTCCGTCGCGTGACACCAATTTGTATGTGGTCCATGTCGTCAACCAAGTTTCGCGGGATTTAGCCGCCGACAAGCTAGATTATGCTCAGGCCAAAGCAACGATTGACCGTTTAAAGGCTGATCGCACTTATAATTCCACCTCACGCAAAGCACTCGGGCTTATTCTGATGTCTCCGGCTTTCACACTTTTGCTGTCCGGCTCGCCGATGGACGTTTTGCTGAGTATGATTACCAGTATAGCGACCGTCATCATTAACTACTTGACCCGCATACTTAAGCTGAAGTCCATCATAAGCCTTGGACTTGCCGCACTTTTGTCGGCACTCAGCATCAGGATTTTACAGGTTTATATCTTTACTGGTGCTAACTATAACTTAATCATTGCCGCCAATCTGATGCCCCTTTTCCCAGGTACCGCAATCACCAACGCAATTCGTGATACGATCAACGGTGATTACGTATCAGCTTCGGCACGGGGGATTGAAGCCATCGTTACGGCAACCTTTCTGGCCATCGGGACCGGTATCGGACTTTGGATAAGTGGGGTAATTACTGCATGGGTATGGTAA
- a CDS encoding MATE family efflux transporter, whose protein sequence is MAKLNTSIDMTQGSPYRLFLRFMVPLLIGNIMQQLYNLVDTIVVGNVLGETALAAVGSGFPFMFLLVALFIGFGMGAMILVSQLFGRKDHANLKKLLETIYRVLLIAAVPITVIGFFCAEPVLRLMQVHDPDTLHQATLYLRVVFLGLLGMLGFNLNAGFLQGIGDSLSSLLFLSIATVVNIILDLLFTMVLPLGVLGVAIATSIAQTVSWIYGIFYINHKYKEYRINLFKLRFDKTLLVRCAKLGLPASVQQLLYAIGNMIMQSVVNSNGKIFTAGFVTSNRVDTFVFLPILSMATAITTYVGQNVGCHDMRRVKGGIKSGLILMVSMSFAIGWLIWLLRVPALSLFNRKPEVIQTGLYYLDATLPFYSVLGLMYGLNAVFQGVGQTLVPMISASVSQCIARAIIILILVTAFGRTALYYAYPLSWVVGSGISLFYYKFGGWHDMVYNDTLTGKRASP, encoded by the coding sequence ATGGCAAAGTTAAATACATCGATAGATATGACACAGGGCAGCCCGTATAGGCTGTTCCTGCGTTTCATGGTACCTTTGCTCATCGGAAACATAATGCAACAGCTGTACAATTTAGTCGATACCATCGTTGTTGGTAATGTTTTGGGTGAAACAGCTTTGGCGGCGGTCGGTTCCGGCTTTCCGTTCATGTTCTTATTGGTTGCGCTGTTCATAGGTTTCGGTATGGGAGCAATGATATTGGTCTCACAGCTTTTCGGCCGGAAAGACCATGCCAATTTGAAGAAACTTTTAGAAACTATATATCGCGTTTTGTTGATTGCTGCTGTGCCAATAACTGTTATCGGCTTTTTTTGCGCTGAACCGGTTTTACGGTTGATGCAGGTGCATGATCCTGATACTTTGCATCAAGCTACGTTGTATCTGCGGGTGGTTTTTCTCGGGTTGCTCGGGATGCTCGGCTTCAATCTAAATGCCGGTTTCCTCCAAGGAATAGGTGACTCACTTAGTTCACTGCTTTTTTTATCCATAGCTACCGTGGTAAATATAATTTTGGACTTGCTTTTTACCATGGTTTTGCCCTTAGGTGTGCTCGGCGTGGCGATAGCGACATCAATAGCACAAACTGTTTCTTGGATATATGGAATTTTTTATATTAATCATAAGTACAAAGAGTACCGAATAAATCTGTTTAAGCTAAGGTTCGACAAAACCTTGCTTGTTAGATGTGCTAAATTGGGTCTGCCGGCATCAGTGCAACAACTTTTGTACGCGATCGGGAACATGATAATGCAGTCAGTGGTAAACAGCAACGGCAAAATTTTCACGGCCGGTTTCGTTACTTCCAACCGAGTGGATACGTTCGTTTTTCTCCCGATTCTTAGCATGGCCACCGCTATTACTACTTATGTAGGGCAGAATGTCGGTTGTCATGATATGCGCCGGGTTAAAGGAGGCATAAAATCGGGCTTGATTTTGATGGTTTCCATGTCTTTTGCCATCGGCTGGTTAATTTGGCTGCTTCGTGTTCCGGCTTTGTCACTGTTTAATCGTAAGCCAGAAGTGATACAGACAGGTTTGTACTATCTTGACGCCACCTTACCTTTTTATAGTGTTCTTGGTTTGATGTACGGCTTGAACGCGGTTTTTCAAGGGGTAGGCCAGACACTTGTTCCGATGATTTCTGCTTCGGTCAGTCAGTGCATAGCGCGGGCGATCATCATATTGATTTTGGTTACTGCCTTTGGTCGGACAGCTTTATACTATGCTTATCCGCTCAGTTGGGTGGTAGGTTCTGGCATCTCTTTGTTCTATTATAAGTTCGGTGGTTGGCATGATATGGTTTATAATGACACTTTAACCGGTAAAAGAGCATCTCCCTGA
- a CDS encoding InlB B-repeat-containing protein — MNRYLRKIAAVLSLTLVLTSFDCTALRAVNTVETNAVNNKFSEMTKQGDTNTADQMNAAEPNAAKADGTAKKQAATKPGEGKAEATKANTKAISKPQPKYIIAEPVTGNKNDNSVAESHKELSSDINDYRNGLVQVPYGLEEAKNDKGRSKRSRRSVSDLDRAAYEDRSEIGLDRSTPEAGSTTGTPNPGKAKDNGDNNQKTYGAVPTDGLGTEKGEKPNPKIKEPDGAYLNRHLPLKARYLGDPTDPDEANRQVKNDDPDPTYSYKMHFVLLRYKTSEDGKSYVAMPREFHKPYQITVGEKDLTPSVDGTKFVVPHKEGYENPIRVDGLLIKPDDQKKTDNKDDNLLNEAKINEIKTNGKKVDYDKITFMHHAEGTPNTADKSTYYIKDLANQEGKPGYHHDDEHNQNVFEQTFVYMPKKANIAFKYLCQSQSDPTQFNEAKTGTVECVDSSIGAQFSPTEDDYIPKIKGNPALEKEIRAGFKPASEKINVLVPETDKCGDFIVSLHLLRRNFQAIFDVVEEAADKVPTRQFAYGQTITFPKNEPTYEGYEFLGWLPANGKNVYQYANDGKHLKTIFDSEAMKKEREEVVKELEALLTSDEKKMSGKDLEGDALVNRALMKAKTKKPDLLERYKNTFLPNRAIENSMPPENITFKAQWMMKPTGKYTYSYWLEKPDDPQGDKFADKYVYLYSDTDTQKIEENGKVKDVPAEVATFTSFSSPDWLVKVKNRTNKITQEANDDKSKKTNFYEWDNLNKKTYNRARFDDFFEYDENATAEATKACT, encoded by the coding sequence ATGAATAGATATTTACGTAAAATTGCCGCCGTGCTCAGTTTGACCCTTGTGCTTACTTCTTTTGATTGCACGGCTTTACGAGCTGTTAATACGGTTGAAACAAATGCGGTAAACAATAAGTTTAGCGAGATGACTAAGCAGGGCGATACGAATACGGCTGATCAGATGAACGCTGCGGAACCGAACGCCGCCAAGGCTGACGGTACAGCGAAGAAACAAGCCGCGACAAAGCCGGGCGAAGGCAAGGCGGAGGCGACCAAAGCAAATACCAAAGCTATCTCTAAACCGCAACCGAAATATATAATTGCTGAACCGGTAACTGGCAATAAAAATGACAACTCCGTTGCTGAATCACATAAAGAATTATCCTCTGACATTAACGATTACCGAAATGGCCTTGTCCAAGTGCCATATGGGTTGGAGGAAGCTAAAAATGACAAAGGTCGTTCTAAACGCAGCCGCCGGTCCGTAAGTGACTTGGATCGTGCTGCTTATGAAGATCGCTCCGAAATAGGCTTGGATCGTTCCACCCCTGAGGCAGGAAGTACGACAGGCACTCCTAATCCGGGGAAAGCCAAGGACAATGGCGACAATAACCAAAAAACCTACGGCGCCGTTCCTACCGATGGACTTGGCACTGAAAAAGGCGAAAAACCTAATCCTAAAATCAAGGAGCCGGATGGCGCTTATCTTAACCGCCACCTGCCGCTGAAAGCGCGCTATTTAGGTGATCCGACCGATCCGGATGAAGCCAATCGACAGGTGAAAAACGATGACCCTGATCCGACTTACAGCTATAAGATGCATTTTGTCTTGCTACGCTACAAAACAAGCGAAGATGGGAAAAGCTATGTCGCTATGCCAAGAGAATTCCATAAACCCTATCAGATTACGGTAGGTGAGAAAGACTTGACTCCTTCGGTAGACGGTACAAAGTTTGTTGTGCCGCACAAGGAAGGATATGAAAATCCGATACGGGTTGATGGGCTTTTAATCAAGCCAGACGATCAGAAGAAAACAGATAATAAAGATGATAACTTATTAAATGAGGCTAAAATAAATGAAATAAAAACTAACGGTAAAAAAGTAGACTACGATAAGATTACGTTTATGCATCATGCTGAAGGTACGCCGAATACCGCTGATAAGTCTACATACTATATCAAAGATTTGGCAAATCAAGAAGGTAAACCTGGCTACCATCATGATGACGAACACAACCAAAATGTATTTGAACAAACCTTTGTCTATATGCCCAAAAAGGCCAATATCGCTTTCAAATACCTTTGTCAAAGCCAATCTGATCCGACTCAGTTTAATGAGGCTAAAACAGGAACTGTAGAATGTGTAGATTCAAGCATCGGTGCCCAATTCAGCCCTACTGAGGACGACTATATCCCCAAGATTAAAGGGAATCCAGCTCTGGAGAAAGAGATCCGAGCCGGGTTTAAGCCTGCGAGCGAGAAAATTAATGTCCTTGTGCCTGAAACCGACAAGTGCGGCGATTTTATCGTTTCCCTACATTTGTTGCGCAGAAACTTTCAAGCTATATTTGACGTTGTAGAAGAGGCGGCAGATAAAGTGCCGACCCGTCAATTTGCTTACGGCCAAACAATTACTTTCCCCAAAAACGAGCCTACTTATGAGGGTTACGAGTTTTTAGGCTGGTTGCCTGCAAACGGAAAGAATGTATACCAGTATGCTAATGACGGTAAACATTTAAAAACGATTTTCGATTCGGAAGCAATGAAAAAAGAGCGGGAAGAGGTAGTTAAGGAACTTGAGGCTTTACTAACGTCTGATGAAAAGAAAATGAGCGGTAAAGATCTTGAGGGTGATGCATTGGTAAACCGAGCTCTGATGAAAGCGAAAACTAAAAAACCTGACTTGCTTGAGCGTTACAAAAATACTTTTTTGCCCAATCGGGCTATTGAAAATTCCATGCCGCCGGAAAACATTACCTTTAAGGCTCAGTGGATGATGAAACCTACGGGTAAATACACCTATAGCTACTGGTTGGAAAAACCGGATGACCCGCAAGGCGACAAGTTTGCCGATAAATATGTGTATTTGTATTCGGATACAGATACACAAAAAATTGAAGAAAATGGAAAAGTTAAAGATGTTCCGGCTGAAGTAGCTACGTTTACTTCATTCAGTTCCCCTGATTGGCTGGTTAAGGTGAAGAACAGAACCAACAAAATTACACAGGAAGCCAATGATGACAAGTCTAAAAAAACTAATTTTTATGAATGGGACAACTTAAACAAAAAGACGTACAATCGAGCAAGGTTTGATGACTTCTTTGAGTACGATGAAAATGCGACTGCGGAAGCAACAAAGGCATGTACGTAA
- the rpsG gene encoding 30S ribosomal protein S7, whose protein sequence is MPRRGHVPTREVLPDPIYHDVRVSKLINNIMLDGKKGVAQKICYGAFDLIKERTGQDPMDVFNKAMENVMPVLEVKARRVGGSNYQVPIEVRPERRQALCLRWLTQFSRTRSERTMKERLAAELQDAANATGGAYKKKEDMHRMADANRAFAHYRW, encoded by the coding sequence GTGCCAAGAAGAGGCCATGTCCCAACAAGAGAAGTACTTCCTGATCCCATTTATCATGATGTGAGAGTGAGCAAACTCATTAACAACATCATGTTGGATGGTAAGAAGGGAGTAGCACAAAAAATTTGCTACGGTGCATTTGATCTGATCAAAGAGCGTACCGGTCAAGACCCGATGGATGTTTTCAACAAGGCTATGGAAAATGTAATGCCGGTGTTGGAAGTAAAAGCACGCCGTGTCGGCGGTTCCAACTATCAGGTCCCGATTGAAGTCCGCCCTGAGCGCCGTCAAGCTCTATGCTTACGCTGGCTGACCCAGTTCTCACGTACTCGCAGTGAACGTACTATGAAAGAACGTTTGGCTGCCGAGCTACAAGATGCGGCTAACGCGACCGGCGGTGCATATAAGAAAAAAGAAGATATGCATAGAATGGCGGATGCCAACCGGGCATTTGCTCACTACAGATGGTAA
- a CDS encoding leucine-rich repeat protein produces the protein MKRMTLFTKIAVAVMVLAIAWQANIFKVKADESVVWEDADFNITYKDGYKVIGGRTNVQRPPVGGNPGYTENTYLEGFSARGFAKLKKSRHVEIPEGVNIISSNSFIGRTSGTPDNFIETLKLPKTLKIIEYGAFAYNKIKGTVEIPEGVIYVGRVAFIGNQIEKVILPKSLETVGIYAGKPYYLQGIGARAFQANKIKEIIGKGNINKYEFCIDNHEKGKPDAAPFSNQELDDVTIHEGEAFRNPIDIKSIGQEQNINSIAGFNEGAGLLPLESSSYFKQDAQGKYVAVKTGKLEGLVMYHDEVNHENRNVASARFSYEILPKLSTFTVTFINENLDYAKVEVQAGHAIKDPGAGAQKMPADPSKNGYKFMGWNLRQDGKGAAFTADTVVNSDMKVYAIYDKLPVPQPSLNTVPHPTNGSIFPVTQVPECPTDPWQRQLQQPLQRQSDKNNNETVPKTGEATSCGALLLALAGTTTLIIGLRKKILPQVK, from the coding sequence ATGAAAAGAATGACTCTATTTACTAAAATAGCGGTAGCAGTAATGGTCTTGGCAATCGCTTGGCAAGCGAATATTTTTAAGGTGAAAGCGGACGAATCCGTAGTTTGGGAAGATGCAGATTTTAATATTACCTATAAGGATGGTTACAAGGTTATCGGCGGTAGGACGAATGTGCAAAGGCCGCCTGTAGGTGGAAACCCGGGGTATACAGAAAATACTTATTTGGAAGGATTTAGCGCTAGAGGATTTGCTAAGTTGAAGAAGTCGCGCCACGTGGAAATTCCAGAAGGCGTGAATATTATATCTTCAAATAGTTTTATCGGCCGTACAAGCGGCACACCTGACAATTTCATTGAAACTTTAAAATTACCGAAAACTTTGAAAATTATCGAGTATGGAGCTTTTGCGTATAACAAAATTAAAGGTACTGTGGAAATTCCAGAAGGTGTAATTTATGTAGGAAGAGTTGCATTTATTGGCAATCAGATTGAGAAAGTGATTTTGCCTAAATCGCTTGAGACCGTTGGCATATATGCAGGTAAGCCGTATTACTTGCAAGGCATAGGAGCAAGAGCTTTTCAGGCTAATAAGATTAAAGAGATCATTGGTAAAGGTAACATTAATAAATATGAATTCTGTATTGATAATCATGAAAAAGGTAAGCCAGATGCAGCTCCGTTCAGTAATCAAGAATTGGATGATGTAACGATTCATGAGGGTGAAGCTTTTAGAAATCCTATTGATATTAAATCTATTGGCCAAGAGCAGAATATTAATTCAATTGCTGGATTTAATGAAGGTGCTGGCTTATTACCGCTGGAAAGTTCCTCATATTTTAAACAAGATGCCCAAGGAAAGTATGTGGCTGTAAAAACAGGAAAATTGGAAGGCTTGGTAATGTATCATGACGAGGTAAACCACGAAAATCGCAATGTAGCTTCAGCCCGTTTTTCTTATGAAATTTTGCCGAAACTTAGCACATTTACAGTGACATTCATTAACGAAAACCTAGACTATGCGAAAGTTGAAGTGCAGGCCGGACATGCTATAAAAGATCCGGGGGCTGGAGCCCAGAAGATGCCGGCAGATCCAAGCAAAAACGGCTACAAATTCATGGGGTGGAATTTGAGGCAAGACGGCAAAGGAGCTGCTTTCACCGCCGACACCGTAGTCAACAGTGATATGAAAGTTTATGCGATTTACGATAAGCTGCCGGTGCCGCAACCGTCACTCAATACTGTGCCGCATCCAACTAACGGCTCGATTTTTCCGGTAACTCAGGTGCCGGAATGTCCAACAGACCCATGGCAGCGACAACTGCAGCAACCACTGCAACGCCAATCCGATAAAAATAACAACGAAACCGTACCTAAAACCGGTGAAGCAACCTCTTGCGGTGCATTACTATTAGCCTTGGCCGGTACAACTACTCTTATTATAGGCTTGCGCAAAAAGATACTACCACAAGTCAAGTAA
- the rpsL gene encoding 30S ribosomal protein S12, which yields MPTFNQLVKAGRSSKSYKSSSPALHVSMNTLKKHSTEVMAPQKRGVCTVVKTTTPKKPNSALRKVARVRLTSGMEVSAYIPGIGHNLQEHSVVLIRGGRVKDLPGVRYHIIRGTLDTAGVANRMQGRSKYGAKRPKAAKVKK from the coding sequence ATGCCTACGTTCAACCAATTGGTAAAAGCCGGACGTTCTTCCAAGTCGTATAAATCATCTTCACCTGCACTGCACGTTTCGATGAACACTTTGAAGAAACATTCTACCGAGGTTATGGCTCCGCAAAAACGTGGTGTTTGCACGGTGGTTAAAACAACTACCCCGAAAAAACCTAACTCCGCTTTGCGTAAAGTAGCTCGTGTGCGTTTGACTTCAGGAATGGAAGTATCAGCTTATATTCCCGGTATTGGCCACAACTTGCAAGAGCACTCGGTTGTTTTGATCCGTGGCGGCAGAGTTAAAGATCTACCTGGTGTGCGTTACCACATTATTCGCGGAACATTGGATACAGCCGGTGTTGCCAACAGAATGCAAGGCCGTTCCAAGTATGGCGCCAAGCGTCCTAAAGCGGCAAAAGTAAAGAAATAA
- the pepT gene encoding peptidase T, whose protein sequence is MNEIQTELVKKFFRYAAISSQSDAANPEVPSSEGQRVLADLLAQELSCLGFSEVSVNSHAVVQGKLAARLKQPRKVPAIGWVVHLDTVDVGLSPDIKPKLIENYAGGDICQNREAGLFIRQNEHPEILDYVGESLIVSDGTSVLGADDKAAIANVMTAFEILHNNPVIEHGDIYIAFVPDEEIGLRGAHYIDFTRFPVDYAFTIDCCKLGELVYETFNAGSAKLKIRGVSAHPMSAKNILLNPILVAVDLINLLDRGRTPEHTEGREGYIWVTDIHANSLDCEVVLNIRDHDRKKYEAKKKFLAAIVDLLKIKYPRAEIELAMTDVYANIADAVTPQNRKGIDSLYQAFRELGITPNTMAMRGGTDGSYISTRGILTANYFTGAHNFHSSAEFMPLNDVEKSVEVTLKLIELAIRA, encoded by the coding sequence ATGAATGAAATTCAAACTGAACTGGTAAAAAAGTTTTTTCGTTATGCGGCGATCTCAAGCCAAAGCGATGCCGCCAATCCGGAGGTGCCTTCCTCTGAAGGGCAGCGGGTGTTAGCAGATTTGTTGGCGCAAGAATTGTCCTGCTTAGGTTTTTCCGAGGTGTCGGTTAATTCCCATGCGGTGGTTCAGGGCAAGTTGGCGGCTAGGTTGAAGCAGCCACGTAAAGTACCGGCAATAGGGTGGGTTGTGCATTTGGATACTGTTGATGTCGGCCTTTCCCCGGATATTAAGCCTAAGTTGATCGAAAACTATGCCGGAGGAGACATTTGTCAAAACCGGGAGGCGGGACTGTTTATTCGCCAAAATGAGCATCCGGAAATACTTGATTATGTGGGTGAGTCACTTATTGTCAGCGATGGAACTTCAGTATTGGGGGCTGACGACAAGGCGGCGATTGCCAATGTAATGACGGCTTTTGAAATTTTGCACAACAATCCGGTTATCGAACACGGTGATATCTATATCGCTTTTGTGCCGGATGAGGAGATTGGGCTGCGAGGAGCACATTACATTGATTTTACGCGTTTTCCGGTTGACTATGCCTTTACTATTGATTGCTGTAAACTGGGAGAACTTGTATATGAAACTTTCAATGCCGGTTCGGCCAAGCTTAAAATCCGTGGGGTAAGCGCACATCCGATGTCGGCAAAAAACATTCTGCTCAACCCGATTTTGGTGGCGGTTGATTTGATCAATTTGCTGGATCGAGGGAGGACACCCGAGCACACGGAAGGGCGAGAGGGTTATATTTGGGTTACTGATATTCATGCCAATTCTTTGGATTGTGAGGTCGTTTTGAACATCCGTGATCATGATCGGAAGAAATATGAGGCCAAAAAGAAATTCCTGGCGGCAATAGTCGATCTGTTGAAAATCAAATATCCGCGGGCCGAGATAGAGTTGGCAATGACTGATGTTTACGCGAATATCGCTGATGCCGTTACCCCGCAAAATCGCAAAGGCATAGATTCTCTGTATCAGGCTTTTCGCGAACTGGGGATCACCCCAAATACTATGGCGATGCGTGGTGGTACCGACGGCTCATATATTTCCACTCGGGGCATACTGACCGCCAATTACTTTACCGGGGCGCATAACTTTCACTCGTCGGCTGAATTTATGCCTTTGAACGATGTGGAAAAATCGGTTGAAGTAACGTTAAAACTAATTGAACTTGCGATTCGTGCTTGA